The genome window AGCCACTTCTCAGCATCCCTTTCCGAAAACCGGGCAATCTCCTTGGCAGTACGTTCCTGGCTCATATCGTATTTATCACTATAGATGGTGAGGCAGGTCTGATTCTTTCTGAAGATGCCACCAGCGTTACTGAGATGCTGATCGAGCTTGGCACCGTATTCCCAGAATTCAGGGAAATCACGCCAGAGTGGCAGATAGTAAAACGGCATTTGCATTGTGGCGTGGGTATTGACACGAAAACCCGGGGCTGCGCTCTCCTCAGTGGCCAGGCAGCCGCCAATCTCGTGCCTCCGCTCGAATACGCCGACGCTCATCTCGGCATACTTGGTCAGGTACATGGCAAGGAATAGGGCCTTATTCCCTCCCCCAACTATCACTGCATCGAATGTTTCATCGGGCATGATAACCTCCTGTGAAGATATTTCTTTGCTGGAAGGCTAGTGCTAAAACTTGATTACGGTGCGTACTACCTCTCCCCTTTCAAGTTTCCCATAGGCTTCATTGATTTCGTCCAGGTCGCAGTTCTTGGTGATCAGCTTATCAATGGGGAGTTTGCCATCCATATACAAATCAACATATCGTGGCACATCAACAGACGCCCTTACGTCACCCTGGGTAGTCCCGGTAAGGACCTTCCCCAGGAGAAGTTCAAAGGGAGCGATATTGAGCGTGACGCTGATGGGGGGCAATCCAACTACGACGCACTTTCCTCCGCTATGAATGGAGCCGAAGGCCTGCATAATGGCATCCGCGCTACCTACGCACGGGACAGCGTAATCTACCCCTATACCGGTTAGCTCAAAAGCCTTCTGCTGGGGGTTCTCCTGCGATGCATTGACAACGTAGTCGGCCCCGAGGTCTTTGGCCATTTCCAGCTTTGGCTCCAATGTATCAACAGCTATGATCATCCCTGCTCCAGCCAGCTTAGCTGCCATAACTGCACTCAACCCCACGCCACCACAGCCATAGATAACTATGCTTTCGCCAGCCTTTACCCCTGCCGTATTGAGAACAGCACCTATGCCGGTGCTGGTGCCACAGCCCAAGAGGCACACCACGTCAAGGGGGGCATCCTTTCGAACTCTCACTGCTGAACGCTCATGCACTACAGCATATTCAGCAAAGCAGGCCAGGCCAAAAAGATGGTGCAGTTCTTGATCGCCTTTGTGTAAACGTATTCCCCCCCCGGGCAGGGTACCCATGATCTGGATAGGCAGGTTCTCTACGCAAAGGGTGGGTCGACCCACAACGCAGTAGTGGCATTTCCCGCATGAAAACGCTACCATGAGCACCACGTGGTCACCGGGTTGGAGCGTCGTTACACCGGGCCCCACCTTCTCTACAACTCC of Dehalococcoidia bacterium contains these proteins:
- a CDS encoding Zn-dependent alcohol dehydrogenase, which gives rise to MKAAVSYEVNTPMRVEEVTLDDPQDNEVLVKLTAAGTCHSDLHFLKGDIPVSMPVVMGHEGAGVVEKVGPGVTTLQPGDHVVLMVAFSCGKCHYCVVGRPTLCVENLPIQIMGTLPGGGIRLHKGDQELHHLFGLACFAEYAVVHERSAVRVRKDAPLDVVCLLGCGTSTGIGAVLNTAGVKAGESIVIYGCGGVGLSAVMAAKLAGAGMIIAVDTLEPKLEMAKDLGADYVVNASQENPQQKAFELTGIGVDYAVPCVGSADAIMQAFGSIHSGGKCVVVGLPPISVTLNIAPFELLLGKVLTGTTQGDVRASVDVPRYVDLYMDGKLPIDKLITKNCDLDEINEAYGKLERGEVVRTVIKF